The Astyanax mexicanus isolate ESR-SI-001 chromosome 20, AstMex3_surface, whole genome shotgun sequence genome contains a region encoding:
- the LOC103037198 gene encoding probable G-protein coupled receptor 21 has protein sequence MNSTTELNQSVVTFCLLDVGYSQIFNTCLLEVAVILFLTVLIISGNLVVIFVFHCAPLLSHHTTSSFIQTMAYADLLVGVSCLIPSLSLLHHMEGLDERLTCTIFGYMVCVLKSVSMASLACVSVDRYVAITRPLSYTALVTPCRLRACIVLIWIYSALIFLPSFLDWGKPGYHGDVVKWCSTSWNTKPVFTAFIVAALYAPAALTVCFTYAHIFRICRQHTRQISERRARFGPQETEPGEPACPDKRYATVLFRITSVFYLLWLPYIIYFLLESARIYSHPAASFLTTWLAISNSFCNCLIYSLSNSAFRKGLKRLCLLCLQRSDTAKKPLGAPPAPARPTCHV, from the coding sequence ATGAACTCAACAACTGAGCTTAACCAGAGCGTCGTGACCTTCTGTCTCCTGGACGTTGGCTACTCTCAGATCTTCAACACCTGCCTGCTGGAAGTTGCTGTCATCCTCTTCCTCACAGTGCTCATCATCTCCGGAAACCTGGTGGTGATTTTTGTCTTTCACTGCGCCCCGTTGCTCAGCCACCACACCACCAGCTCCTTTATACAGACTATGGCGTACGCAGACCTGCTGGTAGGTGTCAGCTGCCTCATTCCGTCCTTGTCTCTTCTGCACCACATGGAAGGTCTGGACGAGAGACTTACCTGCACGATCTTTGGGTACATGGTTTGCGTCCTAAAGAGCGTCTCCATGGCCTCGCTGGCTTGTGTCAGCGTGGACAGATATGTGGCAATCACTCGACCGTTGTCCTACACAGCGCTGGTGACGCCTTGCCGCTTGCGAGCTTGCATTGTTCTCATATGGATTTATTCTGCCCTCATCTTCCTTCCCTCGTTTCTTGACTGGGGGAAGCCGGGGTATCACGGCGATGTGGTCAAGTGGTGCTCGACTTCCTGGAACACCAAGCCAGTTTTCACTGCCTTCATCGTGGCAGCGCTGTACGCTCCTGCGGCTCTTACCGTGTGCTTCACGTATGCCCACATCTTCCGCATCTGTCGACAGCACACCCGGCAGATCAGCGAGAGACGGGCACGTTTTGGACCACAGGAAACTGAACCCGGTGAACCGGCTTGCCCAGACAAGCGTTACGCCACCGTGCTCTTCCGAATCACCAGTGTCTTCTACCTGCTGTGGCTCCCGTACATCATTTACTTCCTCCTGGAGAGCGCCCGGATATACAGTCACCCTGCCGCCTCCTTTCTGACCACGTGGCTGGCCATCAGCAACAGCTTCTGCAACTGCCTCATCTACAGCCTGTCCAACAGCGCCTTCCGCAAAGGCCTCAAGCGCCTTTGTCTTCTTTGCCTACAGCGTTCGGACACCGCCAAGAAGCCCCTCGGAGCTCCGCCGGCTCCTGCACGGCCGACTTGTCACGTTTAG